The Enterobacter huaxiensis sequence ACACCGGCAGCTCCATGACGAACGGCGAGGCTTCGCCACGCATGATCGTGTGCTTCAGCATGAGGCCGGTCAGGATCGCCATCACGATGCCCAGCACGTACAGCGAGAAGACCGCCAGCGCGCCCTGCTGACCAAAGAAGGCCGCCGCAAAGACCGCGAAGATGGCCAGACGCGCGCCGCAGGACATAAACGGCGCCATCATGATGGTCATCAGGCGCTCGCGCGGTGCATCCAGCGTACGCGCGCCCATCACCGACGGCACGTTACAGCCAAAGCCGACGATCAGCGGGACGAAGGATTTGCCCGGCAGACCCAGCGCCTGCATCAGGCGGTCCATCACGAAGGCGGCGCGCGCCATGTAGCCGGAGTCCTCGAGGAAGGAGAGGAACAGGTACATCATGCCGATTTGCGGCACCAGCGGGAGAACGGTGTTAATACCGCCGCCGATCCCCTGGGCGAGGAAGATGGTTAGCCATTCCGGGAAATGGAGGGTGTAGCCCAGCCACTGAATGCCGTGCACGAATATCGCGACGGAACCGGCGTCGAATACAGGCTGTAGCGCGCCGCCGATGTTGATGGCGAGCAGGAACATCAGGTACATCACCAGTAAGAATACCGGCAGACCGAGGAAGCGGTTGAGCACAACTTTGTCCACGGCGGCGGTAAAACGGCTTGGCTCTGCCGTCAGGGCGTTGCTGACCACGTCGCAGATGGCGGCAATGGCCTGGTAACGCGCATCCGCGATGTGCAGGGCCGGGTCGTCCAGCTCGTCGCCGAGGCGCGCCAGCGCAGCGTCGAGTTTATTCGCCGCATCACCCGCGTAGGCGCGGCTGTAGATATCGCCTTCCAGCATCTGCAGGCCGAGCCACTGGCGCTGTTGCGCAGGCATGGATTTGTCCATCGCCTGCGCCAGGCTATCGGCTTCACGCAGCAGAGGCTGCGCGTAGTGCACCAGTTCAACGTCGGCGTTACCCGCGTGACGGTCAATGGCCAGCTTCAGAGCATCAATGCCGCGCGCGCGGGTCGAGACCAGCGGGACAACCGGGCAGCCCAGGCGAGCGGAGAGGGCATCAATATCAATGCGCAGCTTCTGCTTCTCTGCGATGTCGAGCATGTTGAGCGCCACGATGCAGGGAATACCCAGCTCAAGCAGCTGCAGCGTGAGGTAAAGATTACGCTCGAGGTTGGAGGCATCGACCACGTTAATCAATAAATCCGCATCGCCGCTTAAAATATAGTGGCAGGCAATCTGCTCATCGAGAGAGGTCTGGGAGGAAATCGTGGTTAATGAATAGGTGCCGGGCAAATCAACCAGAGTGACCTGATTGTCGGTCGTCGTGAACTGGCCTTCTTTACGTTCGACCGTTACGCCTGCCCAGTTTCCCACGCGCTGGCGGGAGCCGGTGAGCTGATTAAATAAGGTTGTCTTGCCGGAATTAGGATTACCAATTAAGCCAATCGTTAATTTTTTCATTGTATTAGACTCGTTAAACCGCTGGCGTGTTATTGAGATAAGGCTTCGACTTCAATTAACGCGAGGTCTTTCTTACGCAGGACCAGATTCACGCGTCGGGTTTCGATATGAACAGGATCGCCTAGCGGGGCAACGCGCACGACCTGGAAGGATGAGCCGGGCAGCATGCCCAGCGACAATAGCTTCTGCCGATAGGCCGGGCTAATTTCACGGGTAAAACCGGTAATTTTCCACGCACTGTCTGGAGTGAATTGCATAGCGCCTGATTCCACGAGAGGTTAAATAATCTACACCACGATGATAATGAGAATAGTTTTTATCAGCAATAATAAAACTGTGACGGGATGTTGTTGGCGGTATTAATTTGCTGCCAGCTTGACCTTGCTCAATATTTGCGGCGTTGAGGTGAAAATTAAAAGAAGGGTATTTGTTAACGGGGTGATAATTAGTGGTTTAAATATGGATATGCAATCGGTTTCATATATTTCGAATAATATTTCCCCTCTCCCCGGTGGGGAGAGGGTTAGGGTGAGGGGTATTAACAGCCTTAGCGTTTCTTACCCATTGCCGCCGCCAGCGCATCCATCATCGCGCTGTTGCCTGCAGGCTGAGCGTCACGCCCGCGCGGCTTCGCGGCTTTAGCCGCAGGACGCTGCTGCTCGCGACCGCCGCCGTTGCCGCCGCGGCGCGCGTTGGTTTCACCCGGCTGCTCGTCCAGGCGCATGGTCAGGGCGATACGCTTCCGCTGCAGGTCCACTTCCAGCACTTTCACCTTCACAATGTCGCCCGCCTTGACCACGGTGTGCGGGTCTTCAACGAACTTGTCGGCCAGGGAGGAGATATGCACCAGACCGTCCTGATGCACGCCGATATCCACAAAGGCACCAAAGTTGGTGACGTTAGTAACTGCGCCTTCCAGCACCATGCCCGGCAGCAGGTCGTTCATGGTCTCCACGCCGTCGGCAAAGGTCGCGGTTTTGAACTCAGGACGCGGATCGCGGCCCGGTTTTTCCAGCTCTTTGATGATGTCGGTAACCGTCGGCACGCCAAACTGCTCGTCGGTGAAATCTGACGCTTTCAGGTTACGCAGCGCGCTGCTGTCGCCCATCAGCTCTTTCAGCGCCTGCTGGGTGGCGGCCAGAATGCGCTCCACCACCGGATAGGCTTCCGGGTGAACGGTAGAGGCATCGAGTGGGTTATCGCCGTGGTTGATACGCAGGAAGCCCGCGCACTGTTCAAAAGCTTTTGGTCCCAGACGGCTCACCTTCAGCAGCTGCTGACGGTTCTGGAACTGGCCGTTCTCATCGCGCCAGGAGACGATGTTCTGCGCCATCATGCGGGTTAAGCCCGCCACGCGGGTCAGCAGCGGAACGGAGGCGGTGTTCAGATCCACGCCAACGGCGTTTACGCAGTCTTCCACCACCGCATCCAGCTTGCGCGCCAGCTGCGTCTGGCTCACGTCGTGCTGATACTGGCCCACGCCAATGGATTTCGGGTCGATTTTCACCAGCTCCGCCAGCGGATCCTGCAGGCGGCGTGCGATAGAGACCGCGCCGCGCAGGGAAACGTCCAGGTCCGGGAACTCCAGCGCCGCCAGTTCGGACGCGGAATAAACGGATGCGCCCGCTTCGCTGACGATCACTTTCTGCGCCGTCACTTTCGGGAACTGCTTCTGCACGTCGAGATAGAAACGCTCGGTTTCACGTGAGGCCGTACCGTTGCCGATGGCGACCAGCTCGACGTTGTACTTCTCGCACAGCGCCGCCACCGCGACGGCGGCTTTCGCTGCCTGACCGGTGTGCGGGTAAATGGTGTCGGTGGCCACAAGCTTGCCGGTGCCGTCAACCACCGCCACCTTCACGCCGGTACGCAGGCCCGGATCGAGGCCCATGGTCGCGCGCAGGCCGGCAGGGGCGGCCATCAGCAGGTCGTGCAGGTTACGGGCAAACACATTGATCGCTTCGTCTTCGGCGCGCTCGCGCACGGTGCCCATCAGCTCGGTTTCGAGGTGCATCAGTACCTTGATGCGCCAGGTCCAGCTCACCACGCCTTTGCGCCAGCTGTCCGCCGGGGCGTTGTTCAGGCGCAGGCCGAGGTGATCGGTGATGATCTGCTCGCAGTGGCTCTCTTTCGGCGGCTCGTCAAACTGAGGGTCGGCATTCAGGGAGAGCTGCAGCACGCCTTCGTTGCGGCCGCGGAACATCGCCAGCGCGCGGTGAGACGGCGCGGTAGAAATCGGTTCGTGGTGATCGAAGTAGTCGCGGAATTTCGCGCCTTCTTCCTCTTTGCCTGCCACCACGGTAGAGACGATGTGGGCATTCTTCCACAGATAGTCACGTACCTTCGCGAGCAGGGCGGCGTCTTCAGAGAAGCGCTCCATCAGGATGTAGCGCGCGCCGTCGAGGGCAGCTTTGATGTCCGCCACGCCTTTATCGGCGTCGATAAATTTGGCGGCTTCGGTGTCCGGGTCGTGAGAAGGCTCGTTCCACAGCAGGTCGGCCAGCGGCTCAAGGCCTGCTTCAATCGCAATCTGCCCGCGCGTGCGGCGCTTCGGCTTGTACGGCAGATAGAGATCTTCGAGTTCGGTTTTGCTCAGGGTGCCGTTAATGGCTTTTTCCAGGTCGCTGGTGAGCTTGCCCTGTTCGCCAATGGATTTGAGGATCGCCTGACGTCGGTCTTCCAGCTCGCGCAGGTAACCCAGACGGGTTTCCAGGTTACGCAGCTGCGTGTCATCCAGACCACCGGTGACTTCCTTACGATAGCGTGCAATAAACGGCACGGTGTTCCCTTCATCAAGCAGGCGAACGGCAGCTTCTACCTGTTCGGCTCTGGCCTGAGTATCACCCGCAATAATGCGGCAGAGCGAATCTTTCATCATGGCTTTATCATCTGTTGAGTCGAAAAATCAGGGGATAGTTATACGGGCTGACACGGCAAAATGCCAGCCGGGGAGGGCGCTCTCGGACTATTTAACGTACTCGATTTCGTTCACGTACCAGCTGGCTTCGCCGGACGGGGTCTGCACGACGGCAAGGTCACCCACTTCCTTCTTCAGCAGCGCGCGGGCCATTGGCGAGTCGATGGAGATGTAATCCTTACGACCAAAAATTTCATCGTAGCCGACAATGCGAAAGCGCAGGGTATTGCCGTCGTCGTTTTCAATCTCCACCCAGGCGCCGAAAAAGACTTTGCCCTCCTGCTGAGGGGAGTAATCGACAATTTTCAGGTGCTCAAGACACTTGGTCAGGTAGCGCACCCGGCGGTCGATTTCGCGCAGGCGTTTTTTGTTGTACTGGTAGTCAGCGTTCTCGCTGCGATCGCCCAGGCTTGCCGCCCAGGTGACCTTTTTGGTCACCTCAGGTCGCTCTTCGCGCCACAGGTAATCCATCTCTTTTTTGAGTTTTTCGTACCCTTCGCGGGTGATCAGGGGCGTTTTCATGGTGAAGCCTTTGCTGCCGGTTTGCTGTCTTGCGCACAATACGTACCACAGAGTGTAACAGACAGGATTAATAATGATTTATGTGATGAAATGAGCAGATAAGCTGCTGTTAAATATGCTTTGTAACAATTTCGACTAGAATTTATACCAGAATTAGCTGGTCGAATACGTGCACTTTTTTAGAATACGCTGTTACAAAGACAATCCGAACCTTTGGGAGTACACACAATGCAAGAGAACTACAAAATTCTGGTCGTGGATGACGACATGCGCCTGCGTGCGCTGCTTGAGCGTTATCTGACCGAGCAGGGCTTCCAGGTTCGTAGCGTCGCGAACGCTGAGCAGATGGACCGTCTGCTGACCCGTGAATCTTTCCACCTGATGGTGCTCGATCTGATGCTGCCGGGCGAAGACGGGCTTTCTATCTGCCGCCGTCTGCGCAGCCAGAGCAACCCGATGCCGATCATTATGGTGACGGCGAAGGGCGAAGAGGTTGACCGTATCGTGGGCCTCGAAATTGGCGCTGACGACTACATTCCAAAACCGTTTAACCCGCGCGAGCTGCTGGCGCGCATTCGCGCCGTGCTGCGCCGTCAGGCGAACGAACTGCCGGGCGCACCGTCCCAGGAAGAGGCGGTGATTGCCTTCGGTAAGTTCAAGCTGAACCTCGGCACCCGTGAGATGTTCCGTGAAGATGAACCAATGCCGCTCACCAGCGGCGAGTTCGCGGTACTGAAAGCGCTGGTCAGCCACCCGCGTGAACCGCTCTCCCGCGACAAGCTGATGAACCTGGCGCGCGGTCGCGAATACTCCGCAATGGAACGCTCCATCGACGTGCAGATCTCTCGTCTGCGCCGCATGGTGGAAGAAGATCCGGCGCATCCTCGTTATATTCAGACCGTGTGGGGTCTGGGCTACGTATTCGTCCCGGACGGTTCTAAAGCATGAGGCGAATGCGCTTCTCACCGCGAAGCTCGTTTGCCCGCACCCTGTTACTGATCGTCACCCTGCTGTTCGTCAGCCTGGTGACGACGTACCTTGTGGTGCTGAACTTTGCGATCCTGCCGAGCCTCCAGCAGTTTAACAAGGTCCTGGCCTACGAAGTGCGTATGCTGATGACCGATAAGCTGCAGCTGGAGGACGGCACGCAGCTGGTTGTCCCCCCGGCGTTTCGCCGTGAAATCTACCGCGAGCTGGGCATTTCGCTCTACTCCAGTGAAGCGGCAGAAGACGCTGGTCTGCGCTGGGCGCAGCACTATGAATTCCTGAGCCAGCAGATGGCGCAGCAGCTTGGCGGCCCGACGGAAGTCCGCGTTGAGGTCAACAAAAGCTCGCCGGTCGTCTGGCTGAAAACATGGCTGTCACCCAATATCTGGGTGCGCGTACCTCTCACTGAAATCCATCAGGGCGATTTCTCGCCGCTGTTCCGCTACACCCTTGCCATTATGCTGATGGCGATAGGGGGCGCGTGGCTGTTTATCCGTATTCAGAACCGACCGCTGGTCGACCTGGAGCACGCGGCGCTGCAGGTCGGTAAAGGGATTATCCCACCGCCGCTGCGCGAGTATGGCGCGTCGGAAGTGCGCTCGGTAACGCGCGCGTTTAACCATATGGCGGCAGGCGTGAAGCAGCTGGCGGATGACCGAACGCTGCTGATGGCGGGCGTCAGCCATGACCTGCGCACGCCCCTGACGCGCATTCGTCTGGCGACGGAGATGATGGGCGAAGAAGACGGTTACCTTGCCGAGTCCATCAACAAGGACATCGAGGAGTGTAACGCCATCATCGAGCAGTTCATCGACTACCTGCGCACCGGGCAGGAGATGCCGATGGAGATGGCCGACCTGAACGCCGTGCTGGGTGAAGTGGTCGCCGCTGAAAGCGGCTACGAGCGCGAGATTGATACCGATCTTCAGGTGGGCGAGATTCAGGTGCGTATGCACCCGCTCTCCATCAAGCGTGCGGTCGCCAACATGGTAGTCAACGCGGCGCGCTACGGTAACGGCTGGATCAAAGTCAGCAGCGGGTCTGAACTCAACCGCGCCTGGTTCCAGGTGGAAGACGACGGCCCGGGCATTAAGCCCGAGCAGCGAAAGCACCTGTTCCAGCCGTTTGTGCGCGGCGACAGCGCGCGCAGCACCAGCGGAACCGGTTTGGGCCTGGCGATTGTGCAGCGTATTGTGGATAACCATAACGGTCTGCTGGAGATTGGTACCAGCGAGCGGGGCGGGTTGAGCATTCGCGCATGGCTGCCGGTGCCGGTGACGCGGGGGCAGGTGAAAGAGAGTTAAAAAAGGGGGGGCCTGATGCCCTCACCCTCTCCCACGAGGAGAGGGAGAAAACATTAAAAAAGGCAACTTTCGTTGCCTTTTTGCTTTTACCTTTACCTTGGCCCCGCGCTCACCAGCGCAGCACCCGCCGGGGTGTCGGTGTACTTCTCGAAGTTCTCAATAAACAGCTTCGCCAGCGATTCCGCCTTCTCACGCCACTGCTCCGGTGAACCGTACGTATTGCGCGGGTCGAGGATATGCGTATCCACGCCAGGCAGCGACGTTGGGATCGCCAGGTCGAACATCGGCAGGGTGAAGGTTTCGGCGTCGTCCAGAGAACCATCCAGAATCGCGTCGATAATGGCGCGGGTATCCTTGATGGAAATGCGTTTGCCGGTGCCGTTCCAGCCGGTGTTGACCAGGTACGCCTGCGCGCCGGAGGCCTGCATGCGTTTTACCAGCACTTCCGCGTACTGCGTCGGGTGCAGCGACAGGAACGCCGCGCCGAAGCAGGCGGAGAAGGTTGGGGTAGGCTCCGTCACGCCGCGCTCGGTACCGGCCAGCTTGGCGGTGAAGCCGGAGAGGAAGTGGTACTGCGTCTGGCTTGCCGTCAGGCGAGAAACCGGCGGCAGCACGCCAAACGCGTCCGCGGTCAGGAAAATCACCTTCGTGGCATGGCCCGCTTTCGACACCGGCTTCACGATGTTGTCGATGTGGTAGATCGGGTAAGAGACGCGGGTGTTTTCGGTTTTCGAGGCATCATCGAAATCGATGGAGCCGTCGGCACGTACGGTGACGTTTTCCAGCAGCGCATCGCGGCGGATCGCGTGGAAGATGTCCGGCTCCGCCTCTTCAGACAGGCGAATGGTCTTCGCGTAGCAGCCGCCCTCGAAGTTAAACACGCCGTCGTCGTCCCAGCCGTGCTCGTCATCGCCAATCAGGCGGCGTTTTGGGTCGGTTGAAAGGGTGGTTTTACCGGTGCCGGACAGGCCGAAGAAGACCGCCACGTCGCCTTTTTCACCGACGTTCGCCGAGCAGTGCATCGAGGCGATACCGCGCAGCGGCAGCAGGTAGTTCATGACCGAGAACATCCCTTTCTTCATCTCGCCGCCGTACCAGGTGCCGCCAATCAGCTGGATACGCTCGGTCAGGTTGAAGGCGATGAAGTTCTCAGAGTTCAGGCCCTGCTCTTTCCACTGTGGGTTAGTGCATTTCGCACCGTTCATCACGATGAAATCCGGGGTGAAATCCTGCAGCTCTTCGTCGGTTGGACGAATAAACATGTTCTTCACGAAATGCGCCTGCCAGGCCACTTCGGTAATAAAACGGACGGAAAGTCGTGTGTCGGCGTTAGCGCCGCAGAAAGCATCAACAATGAACAGACGCTTGCCGGAGAGTTGGTGAGTGACGAGCCCTTTCAGATGCTGCCAGGTCTCCGGGGAGAGCGGTTTGTTGTCGTTCTTCCCTTTGCCCTTATCAGCCCACCACAGCGTATCGCGGGTGGTTTCGTCTCGGACGATATACTTATCTTTCGGCGAACGACCGGTAAAAATACCGGTATCGACGGCGATAGCACCAAGGTTCGTCAACACACCTCGCTCGTATCCTTCCAGTGCTGGATTGAGCTCTTCCTGATACAGCGTATCGTAATCGGGGTTGTAGACGACTTCCTGGACGTCGTGAATACCATAAGCCTTGAGATCTTGCGGGGTTAAACCAGTAACACGCATATCACTGCTCCTTAGCCAATATGTACTGCCTGAAATTGTAGGGTTTTTTTGAGGTTGTTAACCGCGACGGGGCTCATAGATTTACGTATCTGGACAAAACCCTTGCTAACGGAAAACGCTGCGACTCCAGTCACAGGGCAGGCGGATTATCGCAGGATTCCCTTTTTTGTTGGGGAAAATGTTCTTAAAAGGTTAAAGGCTGGTGATTTTATCCGAAGGAATGTGAATGTAATCGCATACACGTAAGAAAACTACGTAAGGGTTACAGTATGAAAAACGATTCACGTCTCTTGCTAAAAAGATTTCGGATTTTGGGGTGGACGCCAGTGAGTCCCGTTGGTGGGAGAATAGGCTTTTCGTGAATAAGGGATGAAAGATGGAAAACAGCGAAACGTTATCC is a genomic window containing:
- the feoA gene encoding ferrous iron transporter A gives rise to the protein MQFTPDSAWKITGFTREISPAYRQKLLSLGMLPGSSFQVVRVAPLGDPVHIETRRVNLVLRKKDLALIEVEALSQ
- the envZ gene encoding two-component system sensor histidine kinase EnvZ, with translation MRRMRFSPRSSFARTLLLIVTLLFVSLVTTYLVVLNFAILPSLQQFNKVLAYEVRMLMTDKLQLEDGTQLVVPPAFRREIYRELGISLYSSEAAEDAGLRWAQHYEFLSQQMAQQLGGPTEVRVEVNKSSPVVWLKTWLSPNIWVRVPLTEIHQGDFSPLFRYTLAIMLMAIGGAWLFIRIQNRPLVDLEHAALQVGKGIIPPPLREYGASEVRSVTRAFNHMAAGVKQLADDRTLLMAGVSHDLRTPLTRIRLATEMMGEEDGYLAESINKDIEECNAIIEQFIDYLRTGQEMPMEMADLNAVLGEVVAAESGYEREIDTDLQVGEIQVRMHPLSIKRAVANMVVNAARYGNGWIKVSSGSELNRAWFQVEDDGPGIKPEQRKHLFQPFVRGDSARSTSGTGLGLAIVQRIVDNHNGLLEIGTSERGGLSIRAWLPVPVTRGQVKES
- a CDS encoding Tex family protein, whose protein sequence is MMKDSLCRIIAGDTQARAEQVEAAVRLLDEGNTVPFIARYRKEVTGGLDDTQLRNLETRLGYLRELEDRRQAILKSIGEQGKLTSDLEKAINGTLSKTELEDLYLPYKPKRRTRGQIAIEAGLEPLADLLWNEPSHDPDTEAAKFIDADKGVADIKAALDGARYILMERFSEDAALLAKVRDYLWKNAHIVSTVVAGKEEEGAKFRDYFDHHEPISTAPSHRALAMFRGRNEGVLQLSLNADPQFDEPPKESHCEQIITDHLGLRLNNAPADSWRKGVVSWTWRIKVLMHLETELMGTVRERAEDEAINVFARNLHDLLMAAPAGLRATMGLDPGLRTGVKVAVVDGTGKLVATDTIYPHTGQAAKAAVAVAALCEKYNVELVAIGNGTASRETERFYLDVQKQFPKVTAQKVIVSEAGASVYSASELAALEFPDLDVSLRGAVSIARRLQDPLAELVKIDPKSIGVGQYQHDVSQTQLARKLDAVVEDCVNAVGVDLNTASVPLLTRVAGLTRMMAQNIVSWRDENGQFQNRQQLLKVSRLGPKAFEQCAGFLRINHGDNPLDASTVHPEAYPVVERILAATQQALKELMGDSSALRNLKASDFTDEQFGVPTVTDIIKELEKPGRDPRPEFKTATFADGVETMNDLLPGMVLEGAVTNVTNFGAFVDIGVHQDGLVHISSLADKFVEDPHTVVKAGDIVKVKVLEVDLQRKRIALTMRLDEQPGETNARRGGNGGGREQQRPAAKAAKPRGRDAQPAGNSAMMDALAAAMGKKR
- the ompR gene encoding osmolarity response regulator transcription factor OmpR — encoded protein: MQENYKILVVDDDMRLRALLERYLTEQGFQVRSVANAEQMDRLLTRESFHLMVLDLMLPGEDGLSICRRLRSQSNPMPIIMVTAKGEEVDRIVGLEIGADDYIPKPFNPRELLARIRAVLRRQANELPGAPSQEEAVIAFGKFKLNLGTREMFREDEPMPLTSGEFAVLKALVSHPREPLSRDKLMNLARGREYSAMERSIDVQISRLRRMVEEDPAHPRYIQTVWGLGYVFVPDGSKA
- the pckA gene encoding phosphoenolpyruvate carboxykinase (ATP); translation: MRVTGLTPQDLKAYGIHDVQEVVYNPDYDTLYQEELNPALEGYERGVLTNLGAIAVDTGIFTGRSPKDKYIVRDETTRDTLWWADKGKGKNDNKPLSPETWQHLKGLVTHQLSGKRLFIVDAFCGANADTRLSVRFITEVAWQAHFVKNMFIRPTDEELQDFTPDFIVMNGAKCTNPQWKEQGLNSENFIAFNLTERIQLIGGTWYGGEMKKGMFSVMNYLLPLRGIASMHCSANVGEKGDVAVFFGLSGTGKTTLSTDPKRRLIGDDEHGWDDDGVFNFEGGCYAKTIRLSEEAEPDIFHAIRRDALLENVTVRADGSIDFDDASKTENTRVSYPIYHIDNIVKPVSKAGHATKVIFLTADAFGVLPPVSRLTASQTQYHFLSGFTAKLAGTERGVTEPTPTFSACFGAAFLSLHPTQYAEVLVKRMQASGAQAYLVNTGWNGTGKRISIKDTRAIIDAILDGSLDDAETFTLPMFDLAIPTSLPGVDTHILDPRNTYGSPEQWREKAESLAKLFIENFEKYTDTPAGAALVSAGPR
- the feoB gene encoding Fe(2+) transporter permease subunit FeoB; this encodes MKKLTIGLIGNPNSGKTTLFNQLTGSRQRVGNWAGVTVERKEGQFTTTDNQVTLVDLPGTYSLTTISSQTSLDEQIACHYILSGDADLLINVVDASNLERNLYLTLQLLELGIPCIVALNMLDIAEKQKLRIDIDALSARLGCPVVPLVSTRARGIDALKLAIDRHAGNADVELVHYAQPLLREADSLAQAMDKSMPAQQRQWLGLQMLEGDIYSRAYAGDAANKLDAALARLGDELDDPALHIADARYQAIAAICDVVSNALTAEPSRFTAAVDKVVLNRFLGLPVFLLVMYLMFLLAINIGGALQPVFDAGSVAIFVHGIQWLGYTLHFPEWLTIFLAQGIGGGINTVLPLVPQIGMMYLFLSFLEDSGYMARAAFVMDRLMQALGLPGKSFVPLIVGFGCNVPSVMGARTLDAPRERLMTIMMAPFMSCGARLAIFAVFAAAFFGQQGALAVFSLYVLGIVMAILTGLMLKHTIMRGEASPFVMELPVYHVPHLKSLAIQTWQRLKGFVLRAGKVIVIVSIFLSALNSFTLSGQAADNINDSALASVSRVITPVFKPIGVHEDNWQATVGLFTGAMAKEVVVGTLNTLYTAENIQEQDFNPAEFSLGDELLGAVEETWQSLKDTFSLSVLANPIEASKGDGEMATGAMGVMSEKFGSASAAYSYLIFVLLYIPCISVMGAIARESSRGWMGFSVLWGLNIAYSLSTVFYQAANFSQHPRYSLVCILAVILFNVMVIGLLRRARSRVDINLLATRKTPATCCDSPAGDCH
- the greB gene encoding transcription elongation factor GreB; translated protein: MKTPLITREGYEKLKKEMDYLWREERPEVTKKVTWAASLGDRSENADYQYNKKRLREIDRRVRYLTKCLEHLKIVDYSPQQEGKVFFGAWVEIENDDGNTLRFRIVGYDEIFGRKDYISIDSPMARALLKKEVGDLAVVQTPSGEASWYVNEIEYVK